One Phragmites australis chromosome 23, lpPhrAust1.1, whole genome shotgun sequence DNA window includes the following coding sequences:
- the LOC133905717 gene encoding NAC domain-containing protein 45-like produces the protein MLHSVCKRSIMVERGLKSEQGDLFLPPGFRFHPTDEEVITSYLLQKFLNPNMDPRAIGEVDLNKCEPWDLPSKAKMGEKEWYFFYHKDMKYPTGMRTNRATKEGYWKATGKDRQIFKPASGSASAGGGRGGELVGMKKTLVFYMGRAPRGSNTNWVMHEYRLEGKSRDNNANLRFNPKDEWVVCKVFHKKGEANKDAVENSAGTLNVSSVSVDAGEGDDELLDSMVDPMYFNSVGSLPLPNTMTINAAAAPYNADHYSIAAAAAAAGSTTRSNFVDLPNNYSLNNTTSSDMLAGSSVPTSRRSNSASWDMLHAPRTMGGYDLHQQYDDHHQAMMVKALGAAMAPNFAAVSKGLSPVTGGLEQKPLSLPQNKLGSFGHTWYY, from the exons ATGCTCCATAGTGTTTGCAAGAGATCGATCATGGTGGAGCGTGGTCTGAAATCAGAGCAAGGTGACTTGTTCTTGCCACCCGGGTTCAGGTTCCATCCCACAGACGAGGAGGTCATCACAAGCTATCTCCTGCAGAAGTTCTTGAACCCAAACATGGACCCGCGGGCCATCGGGGAGGTGGATCTCAACAAGTGCGAGCCATGGGATCTCCCAA GCAAGGCGAAGATGGGGGAGAAGGAGTGGTACTTCTTCTACCACAAGGACATGAAATACCCGACAGGCATGCGCACCAACCGTGCCACCAAGGAGGGCTACTGGAAGGCCACCGGGAAGGACAGGCAGATCTTCAAGCCAGCTTCAGGTTCAGCTTCtgctggtggaggtagagggGGCGAACTGGTGGGGATGAAGAAGACGCTGGTGTTCTACATGGGTAGGGCTCCAAGGGGATCCAATACCAACTGGGTCATGCACGAGTACCGCCTCGAGGGCAAGTCCAGGGACAACAACGCAAACCTACGATTCAATCCCAAG GATGAATGGGTTGTGTGCAAGGTGTTCCACAAGAAAGGGGAAGCCAACAAGGACGCCGTGGAGAACTCTGCCGGAACGCTCAACGTCAGCTCGGTGTCGGTCGATGCCGGCGAGGGCGACGACGAGTTGCTTGACTCCATGGTCGATCCCATGTACTTCAACTCCGTGGGTAGCTTGCCCTTGCCCAACACGATGACCATCaacgccgcggcggcgccgtACAACGCGGATCACTACTCAattgctgccgccgccgccgccgcgggatCCACGACTAGGAGTAACTTCGTCGACCTTCCTAACAATTACAGCCTCAATAACACAACAAGCAGCGACATGCTGGCCGGTTCGTCGGTTCCAACAAGTCGCAGAAGCAACAGCGCCTCCTGGGATATGCTTCATGCACCCCGCACGATGGGAGGCTACGATTTGCATCAACAGTATGATGATCATCATCAGGCAATGATGGTGAAAGCCCTAGGAGCGGCCATGGCACCAAATTTTGCTGCCGTGTCCAAGGGTTTATCGCCGGTGACTGGAGGTTTGGAGCAGAAGCCGCTCAGCTTGCCGCAGAACAAGCTCGGGAGCTTTGGTCATACTTGGTACTACTAG